The Iamia majanohamensis genome window below encodes:
- a CDS encoding peptidoglycan D,D-transpeptidase FtsI family protein, with translation MLRRRLLTLPVLSLVLLGVVGVRLVDVQVRHPDRYLAEGEDQRIASVTLPAGRGALVDRDGQALALSVPRRTVYADPSIIDDPGAVAAQLAPLLHVDRLELQDRMTGEGRFSVLARVLDDDVADTVEALDIRGIGTFLEYKRERPSDDLARSVVGTVSGDGSAGISGLELQLDDLLTGTPGEVTYERSKAPGGGAIAGTRRRIQEAQPGAQVSLTLDQALQYETERILAEHLERAGAEGGTAIISRPSTGEVLALANLSRDEETGAFDPSANNLGLTTVYEPGSVNKVITVAGALEEGLVTPDTVWSVPDELEVGDHVFTDSHPHPTTDWSITDIVATSSNVGTIMLGQGLGGDRLDEYLRRFGFGSGTGVDFPAESHGLLLDAEDYRDQSTALGSVPIGQGVSVTALQMLQAFNVLANDGTYVPARLVREVTRADGTVEPVPSEEPHRVVSATTAASVRAMMEQVVSRGTGQAAAVPGYSVAGKTGTARKPQPDGGYEDEDGRMHYVATFVGLLPAENPDLSILVAVDEPDPSRSIYAGDVAAPAFSELARWAVRDLDIPPAAGGSVSEVPDLSDSARDVTDAVIPPSGAREEDATGTAGDGASDPGATGDDADDAVDAVDADGDGAADAAGDGG, from the coding sequence GTGCTGCGCCGTCGCCTCCTCACCCTGCCGGTGCTCAGCCTCGTCCTGCTCGGCGTGGTCGGCGTGCGCCTGGTCGACGTGCAGGTGCGCCACCCCGACCGCTACCTGGCCGAGGGCGAGGACCAGCGCATCGCGTCGGTCACCCTCCCCGCCGGCCGCGGCGCCCTGGTCGACCGCGACGGCCAGGCCCTGGCCCTCTCGGTGCCCCGCCGCACCGTGTACGCCGACCCCAGCATCATCGACGACCCGGGCGCGGTGGCCGCCCAGCTGGCCCCGCTGCTCCACGTCGACCGCCTCGAGCTCCAGGACCGCATGACCGGCGAGGGCCGCTTCTCCGTGCTGGCCCGGGTGCTCGACGACGACGTGGCCGACACCGTCGAGGCCCTCGACATCCGGGGCATCGGCACGTTCCTCGAGTACAAGCGCGAGCGGCCGAGCGACGACCTGGCCCGCTCGGTCGTCGGCACCGTGAGCGGCGACGGGTCGGCCGGCATCTCCGGCCTCGAGCTCCAGCTCGACGACCTGCTCACCGGCACCCCCGGCGAGGTGACCTACGAGCGGTCGAAGGCCCCCGGGGGCGGCGCCATCGCCGGCACCCGCCGCCGCATCCAGGAGGCCCAGCCCGGCGCCCAGGTGTCGCTGACCCTCGACCAGGCCCTCCAGTACGAGACCGAGCGCATCCTGGCCGAGCACCTCGAGCGGGCCGGGGCCGAGGGCGGCACCGCCATCATCTCCCGCCCCTCCACCGGCGAGGTGCTGGCGCTGGCCAACCTGAGCCGGGACGAGGAGACCGGGGCCTTCGACCCCTCCGCCAACAACCTCGGGCTCACCACCGTCTACGAGCCGGGCTCGGTGAACAAGGTGATCACCGTGGCCGGCGCCCTCGAGGAGGGCCTCGTCACCCCGGACACGGTGTGGTCGGTGCCCGACGAGCTCGAGGTCGGCGACCACGTCTTCACCGACTCGCACCCGCACCCCACCACGGACTGGTCGATCACCGACATCGTGGCGACCTCGTCCAACGTGGGCACGATCATGCTCGGCCAGGGCCTGGGCGGCGACCGCCTCGACGAGTACCTCCGGCGCTTCGGGTTCGGCTCGGGCACCGGGGTCGACTTCCCCGCCGAGTCCCACGGCCTCCTCCTCGACGCCGAGGACTACCGCGACCAGAGCACGGCCCTCGGGTCGGTCCCCATCGGCCAGGGTGTGTCGGTGACGGCGCTGCAGATGCTCCAGGCCTTCAACGTGCTGGCCAACGACGGCACCTACGTCCCCGCCCGCCTGGTCCGGGAGGTGACCCGGGCCGACGGCACGGTGGAGCCGGTGCCCTCCGAGGAGCCGCACCGAGTGGTGTCGGCGACGACGGCGGCGTCGGTGCGGGCCATGATGGAGCAGGTCGTGTCCCGGGGCACGGGCCAGGCCGCCGCCGTCCCCGGCTACTCGGTGGCGGGCAAGACGGGCACGGCCCGCAAGCCCCAGCCCGACGGCGGCTACGAGGACGAGGACGGTCGCATGCACTACGTCGCCACCTTCGTGGGCCTGCTGCCGGCCGAGAACCCGGACCTGTCGATCCTGGTGGCGGTGGACGAGCCCGACCCGAGCCGGTCGATCTACGCCGGCGACGTCGCCGCCCCCGCCTTCTCCGAGCTGGCCCGCTGGGCCGTCCGCGACCTCGACATCCCCCCGGCCGCCGGCGGCTCGGTCAGCGAGGTCCCGGACCTGTCCGACTCGGCCCGCGACGTCACCGACGCGGTGATCCCGCCGTCGGGTGCGCGGGAGGAGGACGCCACCGGCACCGCCGGCGACGGTGCGTCCGACCCGGGCGCGACCGGTGACGACGCGGACGACGCGGTCGACGCGGTCGACGCGGACGGCGACGGGGCGGCCGACGCCGCCGGCGACGGCGGGTGA
- the rsmH gene encoding 16S rRNA (cytosine(1402)-N(4))-methyltransferase RsmH: protein MVLAMADHETPDTRRGGGHDHVPVLAAEVASVFAATDGGTYVDLTVGLGGHAALLLDAHPGLRLVGIDRDRDALAIAAERLARFGSRVSLHHARSDGLPAVLDAAGADDVTAVLADLGVSSPQVDRPERGFSYRSDRDGPLDMRMDQTRGRTAADLLAEVDEDALVRALRDLADEPHARRVARALVEAEPRTTSELAEAVRGALPAARRRRGDPAKRVFQAVRILVNDEIGTLDRTLDLALDALVPGGRLAVISFHSVEDRMVKTRFRAAADGGCTCPEGLPCVCGAEPTHRLLRRKPWVADDAERAANPRASSARLRAVEALAPGETP, encoded by the coding sequence ATGGTGCTGGCCATGGCCGACCACGAGACCCCCGACACCCGTCGTGGCGGCGGCCACGACCACGTCCCCGTCCTGGCGGCCGAGGTGGCGTCGGTCTTCGCCGCCACCGACGGCGGCACCTACGTCGACCTCACCGTCGGCCTCGGCGGCCACGCCGCCCTCCTGCTCGACGCCCACCCGGGGCTGCGCCTCGTCGGCATCGACCGGGACCGCGACGCCCTGGCGATCGCGGCCGAGCGGCTGGCCCGGTTCGGGTCGCGGGTCTCGCTCCACCACGCCCGCTCCGACGGCCTCCCTGCGGTGCTGGACGCAGCAGGGGCCGACGACGTCACCGCCGTCCTCGCCGACCTCGGCGTCTCCTCCCCCCAGGTCGACCGACCCGAGCGGGGCTTCAGCTACCGCTCCGACCGCGACGGCCCCCTCGACATGCGCATGGACCAGACCCGGGGCCGCACCGCGGCCGACCTCCTCGCCGAGGTCGACGAGGACGCGCTGGTCCGGGCCCTGCGGGACCTGGCCGACGAGCCCCACGCCCGGCGCGTGGCCCGGGCCCTGGTCGAGGCCGAGCCCCGCACCACCTCGGAACTGGCCGAGGCCGTCCGCGGCGCGCTGCCCGCAGCCCGCCGGCGTCGGGGGGACCCGGCCAAGCGCGTCTTCCAGGCCGTCCGCATCCTGGTGAACGACGAGATCGGCACCCTCGACCGCACCCTCGACCTCGCCCTCGACGCCCTCGTGCCCGGGGGCCGCCTGGCGGTCATCTCCTTCCACTCGGTCGAGGACCGGATGGTGAAGACCCGCTTCCGGGCCGCGGCCGACGGCGGCTGCACCTGCCCCGAGGGCCTGCCCTGCGTGTGCGGGGCCGAGCCCACCCACCGCCTGCTGCGCCGCAAGCCCTGGGTGGCCGACGACGCCGAGCGGGCCGCCAACCCCCGCGCCTCCAGCGCCCGGCTCCGGGCCGTGGAGGCCCTGGCCCCCGGGGAGACCCCGTGA
- a CDS encoding division/cell wall cluster transcriptional repressor MraZ: protein MGHASVETEGEARRDDGPAPAPPSRLCGRFTNGIDAKSRVVMPAAFRAPFAADGGLITPWRGTCLAAMAPGEFDLYVARAAASLADAGEDVDRHLSTLWSSTVTFGLDLQGRLVLPEEVRSQVGITDEVRFQGRGRRVELWPGAITAEELDERADHLVTLGVVQSAYIPELES, encoded by the coding sequence ATGGGGCACGCGAGCGTGGAGACAGAGGGCGAGGCGCGCCGCGACGACGGACCGGCCCCCGCGCCGCCCTCCCGTCTGTGCGGGCGCTTCACCAACGGCATCGACGCCAAGTCGCGCGTGGTCATGCCGGCTGCCTTCCGGGCCCCGTTCGCGGCCGACGGCGGCCTGATCACCCCCTGGCGGGGCACCTGCCTGGCGGCCATGGCCCCCGGGGAGTTCGACCTCTACGTCGCCCGGGCCGCGGCCTCGCTGGCCGACGCAGGTGAGGACGTCGACCGCCACCTGAGCACCCTCTGGAGCTCCACGGTCACCTTCGGCCTCGACCTGCAGGGCCGCCTTGTGCTGCCCGAGGAGGTCCGGTCCCAGGTCGGCATCACCGACGAGGTCCGCTTCCAGGGTCGGGGGCGCCGGGTGGAGCTGTGGCCCGGGGCCATCACCGCCGAGGAGCTCGACGAGCGGGCCGACCACCTGGTGACCCTCGGCGTCGTGCAGAGCGCGTACATCCCCGAGCTCGAGAGCTGA
- a CDS encoding lipoyl protein ligase domain-containing protein has translation MTAPRSWAVAHPEGTAAEFHGRSLPEPATRQVWVHRVLAPALVLGSTQPDDVVDRAAAARAGVEVVRRRSGGGAVLVEPGGVVWVDVVVPADDPLWDHDVGRAFTWVGETWAAALAAAGVPGAGVHRGGLVSTPWSTLVCFGGLGPGEVTVGGAKVVGLAQRRTRAAAWFQGAALLRWAPGELLALLDLAPEARARGAADLAGRAAPLDVGADALVEAFLSSLPS, from the coding sequence GTGACCGCGCCCCGCTCGTGGGCGGTGGCCCACCCCGAGGGCACCGCGGCCGAGTTCCACGGGCGCAGCCTGCCCGAGCCCGCCACCCGCCAGGTGTGGGTGCACCGGGTCCTCGCCCCGGCCCTGGTGCTCGGGAGCACCCAGCCCGACGACGTCGTGGACCGGGCGGCCGCGGCCCGGGCCGGGGTGGAGGTGGTGCGCCGGCGCAGCGGCGGGGGGGCGGTGCTGGTGGAGCCGGGTGGGGTGGTGTGGGTCGATGTGGTGGTCCCGGCCGACGACCCGCTGTGGGACCACGACGTGGGGCGGGCCTTCACCTGGGTGGGGGAGACGTGGGCGGCGGCCCTCGCCGCCGCGGGGGTGCCGGGGGCCGGGGTCCACCGGGGCGGGTTGGTCTCGACCCCGTGGTCGACGCTGGTGTGCTTCGGCGGGCTGGGCCCGGGCGAGGTCACGGTGGGCGGGGCCAAGGTGGTGGGGCTGGCCCAGCGCCGGACCCGGGCCGCGGCCTGGTTCCAGGGCGCGGCGCTGCTGCGGTGGGCGCCCGGGGAGCTCCTGGCCCTGCTCGACCTGGCGCCCGAGGCCCGGGCCCGGGGCGCGGCCGACCTGGCCGGGCGGGCCGCCCCGCTCGACGTGGGCGCCGACGCCCTCGTCGAGGCGTTCCTCTCCTCCCTGCCCTCTTGA
- a CDS encoding enolase C-terminal domain-like protein: MTGPAPVARVTLHRVALPLLRPHLAAHGREDRREVVLVEVTDAEGVAGWGECPTLARPGYAPEWTDGAWWVLRRMLVPALLEGRGVGVVGHPMASGAVRDALLDLRLRRAGEGPAALLGPLADRVAFGVAVGFTADVEATARAAADAVAAGAALVVLKVRPGWCAAPVAAVRRALPDLLVAVDGNGSFDATTLGELQRAAEEGLAFVEQPMAPGDHDGARRAVARLDVPVALDEAVAAPADLDAAVALGTGSMLTVKPSRLGGVEAAAAASARAAAAGWAVHAGGMLESGVGRAAARALAGRPEVAGPALAGPTALLFADDVVDPVPAGADGTVPVPAGPGLAPPPDPDRLRALTVASWTRDAGPRTPR, from the coding sequence ATGACCGGCCCGGCGCCGGTGGCCCGGGTCACCCTCCACCGCGTCGCGCTGCCCCTGCTCCGCCCCCACCTCGCGGCCCACGGCCGGGAGGACCGTCGCGAGGTGGTCCTGGTGGAGGTCACCGACGCCGAGGGGGTGGCGGGGTGGGGCGAGTGCCCCACCCTCGCCCGTCCCGGCTACGCCCCCGAGTGGACCGACGGGGCCTGGTGGGTGCTGCGGCGCATGCTGGTGCCCGCCCTGCTGGAGGGCCGCGGCGTGGGCGTCGTCGGCCACCCGATGGCGTCGGGCGCCGTCCGCGACGCCCTGCTCGACCTCCGCCTCCGGCGCGCCGGGGAGGGACCGGCCGCGCTCCTCGGGCCCCTGGCCGACCGGGTCGCGTTCGGCGTGGCCGTGGGGTTCACGGCCGACGTCGAGGCCACGGCCCGGGCCGCGGCCGACGCGGTCGCCGCGGGGGCCGCCCTGGTGGTGCTGAAGGTCCGGCCCGGCTGGTGCGCGGCCCCGGTCGCCGCCGTCCGGCGGGCCCTGCCGGACCTCCTCGTGGCCGTCGACGGCAACGGCAGCTTCGACGCCACCACGCTGGGCGAGCTGCAGCGCGCCGCCGAGGAGGGCCTGGCCTTCGTCGAGCAGCCGATGGCGCCCGGCGACCACGACGGCGCCCGGCGGGCGGTCGCCCGCCTCGACGTCCCGGTGGCCCTCGACGAGGCCGTCGCCGCCCCGGCCGACCTCGACGCCGCCGTGGCCCTCGGCACCGGGTCGATGCTCACGGTCAAGCCGTCCCGCCTGGGCGGGGTGGAGGCCGCCGCCGCCGCCTCGGCGCGGGCCGCCGCGGCCGGGTGGGCGGTCCACGCCGGCGGCATGCTCGAGTCCGGGGTGGGCCGGGCCGCGGCCCGCGCCCTGGCCGGGCGGCCCGAGGTCGCCGGCCCGGCCCTGGCCGGCCCCACCGCCCTGCTGTTCGCCGACGACGTGGTCGACCCGGTGCCCGCCGGGGCCGACGGCACCGTCCCCGTCCCGGCCGGGCCCGGGCTGGCGCCCCCGCCCGACCCCGACCGCCTGCGGGCCCTGACGGTGGCCTCGTGGACCCGGGACGCCGGTCCCCGGACCCCCCGGTGA
- a CDS encoding HNH endonuclease: MARALVLNITYEPLSVVAGRRAAVLVLSERAEVVHAGPEVLHSEHLTLAVPSVVRLRSLVRVPYQRHLSVSRRGVLARDGHACQYCGSRAETIDHVRPRSRGGLHTWDNVVAACRPCNLRKGDRLLADSGLRLLCPPAPPRRSLWVTTAVGAVPDDWQQYLQAA; the protein is encoded by the coding sequence ATGGCCCGGGCCCTGGTGCTCAACATCACCTACGAGCCGCTGAGCGTGGTGGCCGGCCGTCGCGCCGCCGTGCTCGTCCTGAGCGAGCGGGCCGAGGTCGTGCACGCGGGCCCGGAGGTCCTCCACTCCGAGCACCTCACCCTGGCGGTGCCCTCGGTCGTGCGGCTCCGCTCGCTCGTGCGGGTGCCCTACCAGCGCCACCTGTCGGTCAGCCGGCGCGGCGTCCTCGCCCGCGACGGCCACGCCTGCCAGTACTGCGGCTCGCGGGCCGAGACCATCGACCACGTCCGGCCCCGCAGCCGGGGCGGGCTCCACACGTGGGACAACGTGGTCGCGGCCTGCCGGCCGTGCAACCTCCGCAAGGGCGACCGGCTGCTCGCCGACTCCGGCCTGCGGCTCCTCTGCCCCCCGGCCCCGCCCCGCCGCTCCCTGTGGGTCACCACGGCCGTGGGCGCGGTGCCCGACGACTGGCAGCAGTACCTCCAGGCCGCATGA
- a CDS encoding DUF4214 domain-containing protein — MRTRTRLAGLAAATLAAVPLLAAPAGAAPTAPATPRASAEVDAATAWLASQQEADGGFELADFPGFETPDAVLALAAAGQPGPGWDEAAALAAVEAVTTDGNDALDAVDDWVDSVQGGDAATASAQAGKVIALVAAPLGLDPTDFDPSDDTAEPVDLVAALEAGAGGAGDFAGLPFGGRVFAAWAYGARGQLAPPALLSSIVASQQANGSFDFSGDPGGTGTDPDLTASVVIALTLADDASGPDTAPAVARAVLSLGLTQEWTGEWATAFDDGNPNSTSMVVLAAATLGGDPDAPCWRDAVDPRIAGLPYPSPTATLEARQQPDGHIAGPNDGFGLNTFATTQAVQALVAADGSWPYAGAGCTAPTVGANRRLVNAIYADLLGRLTDASGSAFWAGQLDSGALTPAQYARRLTGTGEYNRRVVDRLVAQYGLDGLEQPVLDGDERAILAAAVRDGRRYDAAAYLLGTQEYYDSTAPAFPAGPPTAESWVDAVYPVVVGRPADAAGRQWALGQLASGRSRQQVARTLLGSTEALRVLVTDTYHQLLRRDTDVAGRDFWVGEIRRGQSPERLVLLIAGSSEYVRKTGPAA, encoded by the coding sequence TTGCGCACGCGCACCCGTCTCGCCGGCCTCGCGGCCGCGACCCTCGCCGCCGTCCCGCTGCTCGCCGCACCGGCCGGCGCCGCCCCGACGGCCCCGGCCACACCCCGCGCCTCCGCCGAGGTCGACGCGGCGACGGCCTGGCTGGCGTCCCAGCAGGAGGCCGACGGCGGCTTCGAGCTGGCCGACTTCCCCGGCTTCGAGACCCCCGACGCCGTCCTCGCCCTGGCCGCCGCCGGCCAGCCCGGCCCCGGCTGGGACGAGGCCGCCGCCCTCGCCGCCGTGGAGGCCGTCACCACCGACGGCAACGACGCCCTCGACGCCGTCGACGACTGGGTCGACTCGGTCCAGGGCGGCGACGCCGCCACGGCGTCGGCCCAGGCCGGCAAGGTCATCGCCCTGGTCGCCGCACCGCTCGGCCTCGACCCGACCGACTTCGACCCCTCCGACGACACGGCCGAGCCGGTCGACCTGGTCGCCGCCCTCGAGGCGGGCGCCGGGGGTGCCGGCGACTTCGCCGGGCTGCCCTTCGGCGGGCGGGTCTTCGCGGCCTGGGCCTACGGCGCCCGCGGGCAGCTGGCCCCCCCGGCGCTGCTCTCGTCCATCGTGGCCTCGCAGCAGGCCAACGGGTCCTTCGACTTCTCGGGCGACCCGGGGGGCACGGGCACCGACCCCGACCTGACCGCCTCGGTCGTCATCGCCCTCACCCTCGCCGACGACGCCTCGGGTCCCGACACGGCCCCGGCCGTGGCCCGGGCGGTCCTCAGCCTCGGCCTCACCCAGGAGTGGACGGGGGAGTGGGCCACCGCCTTCGACGACGGCAACCCCAACTCCACGTCGATGGTGGTCCTCGCCGCCGCCACCCTCGGGGGCGACCCCGACGCGCCGTGCTGGCGCGACGCCGTCGACCCCCGCATCGCCGGGCTGCCGTACCCGTCGCCGACGGCGACCCTCGAGGCCCGCCAGCAGCCCGACGGCCACATCGCCGGCCCCAACGACGGGTTCGGCCTCAACACCTTCGCCACCACCCAGGCCGTCCAGGCCCTGGTGGCCGCGGACGGCTCCTGGCCCTACGCCGGGGCAGGCTGCACGGCGCCCACGGTGGGTGCGAACCGTCGCCTGGTGAACGCCATCTACGCCGACCTCCTGGGGCGGCTCACCGATGCGTCCGGGTCGGCCTTCTGGGCGGGCCAGCTCGACTCGGGTGCCCTGACCCCGGCCCAGTACGCCCGGCGCCTCACCGGCACCGGCGAGTACAACCGCCGGGTCGTGGACCGCCTGGTCGCGCAGTACGGCCTCGACGGGCTCGAGCAGCCCGTGCTGGACGGCGACGAGCGCGCGATCCTGGCCGCCGCCGTGCGGGACGGTCGGCGGTACGACGCCGCCGCCTACCTCCTCGGCACCCAGGAGTACTACGACTCCACCGCGCCGGCCTTCCCCGCCGGGCCGCCGACCGCCGAGTCGTGGGTCGACGCCGTGTACCCGGTCGTCGTGGGCCGACCGGCCGACGCCGCCGGGCGGCAGTGGGCCCTGGGCCAGCTGGCGTCGGGGCGCAGCCGCCAGCAGGTGGCCCGCACCCTGCTCGGCTCGACCGAGGCCCTCCGGGTCCTGGTGACCGACACCTACCACCAGCTGCTCCGCCGCGACACCGACGTCGCCGGCCGGGACTTCTGGGTGGGCGAGATCCGCCGGGGCCAGAGCCCCGAGCGCCTGGTCCTGCTCATCGCCGGGTCCTCGGAGTACGTCCGCAAGACGGGCCCGGCCGCCTGA